The nucleotide sequence TTTATCCACGATTATTTTTCTATGTAGACAGAAAAAagaatacttttaaatttgtattaagaaataaaattagggaagaattagaaaattgtttatgatatatgttttatgaataaactataaattactttataattaaataagtatttattagaaaatgtatatttattaattattaataaaagctttaaccttaaagtttttattttataacttagACAGTGTTATTTATGCACCACATCTTATGTACACAATTATCCCATCATTGGTTACCGTAAGATAGGAGGTTCCTCTTATTAATATAAAGGGTGGCAAGGATCGCGATTGGTGGAAATAGGGGTTGGTGCGGCCTTCCGGTGCCGTTGGGGTGGAGCTAGAAGGGCTGGCTCTTTCCTGGCGAGGGTGTATCACTCATTCGGTTCGGGTGTCGCGTCCGGCGAAGAAAGCGTGCACAGTTTCTGTGGTTTTCTCTTGTGCAGTTCTCGGTCGACATGTAAGTAAACGGTGGTGTTTACCGCCCTTTCCCTCCGCCCACCACCCAGATACGTTTAAAGGATCCGTTTCAGGGTTGACGAGCAGAGGTTCAAGCTGAAAAGCTCGGACACATCCTGTTTTAATCCCGGTAAGAGTGATTTGGCAATTAAAACTAATCAGGTGAGTTTGTTTATTGTTGTATTAggcaaaaattgttttcataaaaattgaaataaacaaaataattttcttatataagCAATAAATAAGATGTATAGTTCCAGGTTGGAACAGTAGTTTTGTATGGAGTACCAATAGTATCGTTAGTCATTGAAAACCAAGAAAGATTATGTTTAGCCCAAATTTCAAACACCCTCCTCAAGCAATTCAGttataacgaaattcataacaGAAGGGTTGCCTTAGGAATAACATGTGTGCAATGTACTCCAGTTCAGTTGGAGATTTTACGAAGGGCCGGTGCAATGCCAGTTTCTTCGCGTAGATGTGGTATGATTACCAGAAGAGAGGCAGAACGTCTTTGTAAAAGCTTCCTCGGGGATAATTCGCCGCCGAGACTCCCAGACGATTTCGCTTTTGCGGTTCACCACGAGTGCGCTTGGGGATGTCGAGGTTCTTTCTTGCCGTCGAGATACAATTCCTCCAGAGCAAAATGCATCAAATGCACCATATGTGGATTGTTTTTCTCTCCAAACAAATTCATCTTCCATTCTCATCGATTGGGACCCAACGATAAATATGTCCAACCGGATGCggcaaattttaattcatgGAGACGTCATATGAAGTTATCGGGGGATTCCCCCGAAGAAATTGTTCACGCTTGGGAAGACGTAAAAGCTATGTTTAATGGTGGCACGCGAAAAAGATTGTTGAGCGGCTCAGTTTCACCAAGAACCTCCAAACATCATTGCAAACCAACTCCAGAAACGCAACCAACTCCCGTTATTCCATCTCCTAGAATACCAAGTTGCCAAGATGTCTCGTTGCCTATTTCAAGGGTGGCGATGGATTTTATCTACCACAAACCATTCGCCTTTGCCTCATACTCAACTTTTCCCTGGCTAAAACGGAACTCAATCGTGTTCCCCAGCGAAAATCCGTTCTTTTCCGTCGACAGATCATATCAGTCCGCTTTCAAGCCGGTTCAGCAACAACCTTGCGGCAGCTTTACACCCCAAAAGGAGGA is from Onthophagus taurus isolate NC chromosome 8, IU_Otau_3.0, whole genome shotgun sequence and encodes:
- the LOC111425559 gene encoding SKI family transcriptional corepressor 1 homolog-B isoform X2, which translates into the protein MVDEQRFKLKSSDTSCFNPGKSDLAIKTNQVGTVVLYGVPIVSLVIENQERLCLAQISNTLLKQFSYNEIHNRRVALGITCVQCTPVQLEILRRAGAMPVSSRRCGMITRREAERLCKSFLGDNSPPRLPDDFAFAVHHECAWGCRGSFLPSRYNSSRAKCIKCTICGLFFSPNKFIFHSHRLGPNDKYVQPDAANFNSWRRHMKLSGDSPEEIVHAWEDVKAMFNGGTRKRLLSGSVSPRTSKHHCKPTPETQPTPVIPSPRIPSCQDVSLPISRVAMDFIYHKPFAFASYSTFPWLKRNSIVFPSENPFFSVDRSYQSAFKPVQQQPCGSFTPQKEEQSDDEVDIETTDEIEDKNQAKCFQ
- the LOC111425559 gene encoding SKI family transcriptional corepressor 1 homolog-B isoform X1, translating into MVDEQRFKLKSSDTSCFNPGKSDLAIKTNQFQVGTVVLYGVPIVSLVIENQERLCLAQISNTLLKQFSYNEIHNRRVALGITCVQCTPVQLEILRRAGAMPVSSRRCGMITRREAERLCKSFLGDNSPPRLPDDFAFAVHHECAWGCRGSFLPSRYNSSRAKCIKCTICGLFFSPNKFIFHSHRLGPNDKYVQPDAANFNSWRRHMKLSGDSPEEIVHAWEDVKAMFNGGTRKRLLSGSVSPRTSKHHCKPTPETQPTPVIPSPRIPSCQDVSLPISRVAMDFIYHKPFAFASYSTFPWLKRNSIVFPSENPFFSVDRSYQSAFKPVQQQPCGSFTPQKEEQSDDEVDIETTDEIEDKNQAKCFQ